In a genomic window of Occallatibacter riparius:
- a CDS encoding dienelactone hydrolase family protein: protein MGFRPAVNTPLWQNDPVETIAIFHSVLGLRAVEQEAAERFRSCGFRVVLPDLYAGRRTESLDEGFQVMAEIGWPMICRRAAEAMRNLPDTSILAGFSMGAGVISSLWRERPASRGVLLFHGLAEVPRNVRSGFRVQTHIASVDRFVSGEQRALWSESGRKAGLSIEDFSYSEAGHFFTDFNSTDYDAAASELAWKRALKFLHELSLT, encoded by the coding sequence ATGGGATTTCGTCCTGCAGTGAACACGCCACTTTGGCAGAATGATCCAGTGGAAACAATCGCGATTTTTCATTCTGTTCTCGGGCTTCGGGCGGTAGAGCAGGAGGCGGCGGAACGATTTCGGTCTTGCGGCTTTCGAGTTGTACTGCCCGACCTCTACGCCGGCAGGCGCACTGAATCACTCGACGAAGGGTTCCAAGTGATGGCAGAGATTGGCTGGCCTATGATTTGCCGGCGCGCGGCTGAGGCGATGAGGAATCTACCGGATACCTCGATTCTCGCGGGCTTCTCCATGGGGGCAGGAGTGATTTCCAGCCTGTGGCGCGAACGACCCGCAAGCAGGGGAGTTCTCCTGTTTCACGGACTTGCTGAGGTCCCGAGGAATGTCAGGTCCGGTTTCAGGGTGCAGACTCATATCGCTTCTGTTGACCGATTCGTTTCTGGCGAGCAAAGAGCGCTTTGGTCTGAATCGGGACGAAAAGCCGGTCTCTCGATCGAGGACTTTAGCTACAGTGAAGCAGGCCACTTCTTCACTGATTTCAACTCGACCGATTACGACGCTGCTGCGTCGGAACTCGCATGGAAACGCGCATTGAAGTTTCTACACGAACTGAGTTTGACCTGA
- a CDS encoding PilZ domain-containing protein, giving the protein MGRATKARVAIFPKRPGAPPVQEVRCAVRFPLSLPVVIQARRRQHTAQTRNVSASGVLFEMENGLPVGEHINFSLRMPGGILGTAHDVLVDCTGRVVRCTKSQAQTQVAATIDEYRFVEQ; this is encoded by the coding sequence ATGGGTAGAGCCACCAAAGCGCGTGTAGCGATATTCCCGAAGAGGCCCGGGGCGCCGCCAGTGCAGGAGGTGCGCTGCGCGGTGCGGTTTCCGCTGTCGCTGCCGGTGGTGATCCAAGCGAGGCGGCGACAACACACGGCGCAGACGCGGAATGTTTCAGCGAGCGGCGTGTTGTTCGAAATGGAAAACGGGCTGCCGGTTGGAGAGCACATCAACTTCTCGCTTCGCATGCCGGGTGGCATCCTGGGTACGGCGCACGATGTTCTGGTGGATTGCACCGGACGTGTGGTACGCTGCACGAAGAGCCAAGCCCAGACTCAAGTTGCAGCCACGATCGACGAATATCGGTTTGTGGAGCAATAA
- a CDS encoding response regulator transcription factor, translating to MEFLEDTPVGGSADDATRPGSIRIILADSQAIYRVGIRKIFALEDDIRVVAQADSLENLKGAIERFPTDVVLVEGALLAASSSAIADILKIAPEIKLIVQATSTDESATVELYRRGVRGIVTRAISPDLLVRCVRRIAEGETWIDNQSVNWVIEAYRAQAASLVNPKTQPRLSPKEMAIIACITQGKRNKEIAFQLGTTEQVIKNYLRKIYDKLGVSDRLELALYCLHNKIIQSDDADESLIEQKLARR from the coding sequence ATGGAATTTCTCGAAGATACACCTGTAGGTGGAAGTGCGGACGATGCCACGAGGCCGGGGAGTATCCGCATCATCCTTGCGGACTCGCAGGCGATCTATCGCGTCGGAATCCGGAAGATATTCGCACTTGAGGACGATATTCGGGTGGTGGCTCAGGCTGATTCACTCGAGAATCTGAAGGGTGCGATCGAGCGCTTTCCTACGGATGTGGTTCTGGTGGAAGGGGCTTTGCTCGCGGCTAGCTCCAGTGCGATCGCGGACATCTTGAAGATTGCGCCGGAGATCAAGCTGATTGTGCAGGCAACTTCGACCGATGAGAGCGCGACGGTGGAGTTGTACCGGCGAGGCGTGCGGGGCATTGTGACGCGCGCGATTTCACCGGATCTTCTGGTGCGTTGCGTACGGCGTATCGCGGAGGGCGAGACCTGGATCGATAACCAGAGCGTGAACTGGGTTATTGAAGCCTATCGCGCGCAGGCGGCTTCGCTGGTGAATCCCAAGACGCAGCCGCGGCTGTCGCCGAAAGAGATGGCGATTATCGCCTGCATCACCCAGGGGAAGCGGAACAAGGAGATTGCGTTCCAACTGGGGACGACCGAGCAGGTTATCAAGAACTATCTGCGCAAGATATACGACAAGCTGGGGGTCAGCGACCGATTGGAACTGGCGCTCTATTGTCTGCATAACAAGATCATCCAGAGCGATGACGCAGATGAGAGCCTGATCGAGCAGAAGCTGGCGCGGCGATAA
- a CDS encoding sulfatase family protein: MLLSFSPDLPCARSHMPCTSRRTVLRQAGMGAAALAFGVQKLVGEHTSAKPNIVFIVADDLGYADVSCYGRPDLHTPHIDSLALSGVRFTQAYANSAVCSATRTALITGRYQDRLDVGLDEPLVDRDTGLPPEHPTLPSLLRKAGYGTTLVGKWHLGILPKYGPLRSGYEHFYGFRGGAVDYFTHSDDLWDEDVKVQQAGYLTHLLGDRAVQVVDRYAKERRPFLLSLHFNAPHWPWEGPEDEGESRRLVGRPMSDFDGGSQRTYQRMLEDLDLQVGRVLDALRSHAILDNTIVIFTSDNGGERFADTWPFTGRKTELLEGGLRIPAIVSWPARLPAGKTTSQVAMSMDWVPTLLAAAGTAPDPAYPSDGIDLLPFLTAGVAPISRKVFWRYKANAQHAVRDGDMKYLKILDNTFLFNVVDDPMERANLKERLPDTYSRLVAEWAAWNRTMLPEIDASFTSNFTGANLADHIGTPAASHKADNPSPHVPSD, translated from the coding sequence ATGCTGCTAAGCTTCTCGCCTGATCTTCCCTGTGCCAGGAGCCATATGCCGTGCACTTCACGCCGTACCGTCCTCCGACAAGCCGGCATGGGGGCCGCTGCGCTTGCGTTCGGTGTTCAAAAACTGGTTGGAGAGCATACATCGGCCAAGCCCAACATCGTTTTCATCGTTGCTGATGACCTTGGTTACGCCGATGTTTCGTGTTATGGCCGACCCGATTTGCATACTCCTCACATCGATAGTCTGGCTCTTTCAGGCGTGCGCTTTACGCAAGCTTACGCAAACTCCGCCGTCTGCTCGGCAACGCGCACGGCCCTGATTACCGGACGTTATCAGGATCGGCTGGATGTCGGTCTCGACGAACCGCTGGTTGATCGCGATACCGGCTTGCCCCCAGAACATCCCACCTTGCCGTCGTTGCTGCGCAAAGCCGGCTACGGAACGACCCTCGTGGGGAAGTGGCACTTGGGAATATTGCCCAAATACGGACCTTTGCGGAGCGGTTATGAGCACTTTTATGGGTTCCGCGGTGGTGCGGTTGACTATTTCACTCACTCCGATGATCTATGGGATGAGGATGTCAAAGTGCAACAGGCCGGGTACCTCACCCACCTGCTGGGGGATCGTGCCGTTCAGGTTGTCGATCGCTATGCAAAAGAGAGAAGACCCTTTTTGCTTAGCTTGCATTTCAACGCACCTCATTGGCCATGGGAAGGGCCGGAAGATGAAGGCGAATCCCGAAGGCTTGTAGGGCGTCCCATGTCTGACTTCGACGGCGGTTCGCAACGCACTTATCAGCGCATGCTGGAGGATCTCGATCTGCAGGTCGGTCGCGTACTCGATGCACTTCGGTCGCACGCCATACTCGACAACACCATTGTGATCTTCACCAGTGACAATGGGGGCGAACGCTTCGCCGATACTTGGCCATTCACCGGGCGTAAAACCGAATTGCTCGAAGGTGGGCTGCGCATTCCCGCTATAGTCTCCTGGCCCGCTCGCCTCCCGGCAGGGAAGACCACGAGTCAGGTGGCCATGAGCATGGATTGGGTGCCGACCCTTCTCGCCGCTGCCGGGACCGCCCCCGATCCCGCCTATCCATCGGACGGCATCGATCTTCTTCCATTCCTCACGGCGGGCGTTGCGCCCATCTCGCGCAAGGTGTTTTGGCGCTACAAAGCGAACGCCCAGCATGCGGTGCGAGATGGCGATATGAAGTACCTCAAGATTCTCGATAACACGTTCCTCTTCAACGTTGTCGATGACCCTATGGAGAGGGCCAACCTTAAGGAACGCCTGCCCGACACGTACAGTCGCCTAGTAGCGGAATGGGCGGCGTGGAACCGGACAATGCTGCCGGAGATTGATGCAAGTTTTACCTCCAACTTCACTGGCGCTAACCTCGCGGACCATATCGGCACACCGGCTGCGAGCCATAAAGCGGACAATCCCTCACCGCACGTGCCCAGCGACTAA
- a CDS encoding MarR family winged helix-turn-helix transcriptional regulator: MCSLKSEIGQQRPFSGPAEEALLNIARTADCLQRAMQRGSRRWNITSTQYNVLRILRGAHPRGLPCSVIGDRMVTADPDITRLLSRLKALKFIRQERDKKDRRVVLTHISPAGLALLSEMDETISQLPGQLLNHLGESDLRTLIDLLERARAHCDDRAHPTCDGTSSKVTCDGTPEP; encoded by the coding sequence GTGTGTAGTCTCAAATCCGAGATCGGTCAGCAACGCCCCTTCAGCGGCCCCGCGGAAGAAGCCCTCCTCAACATCGCCCGCACCGCCGACTGTCTCCAGCGAGCTATGCAGCGCGGCTCTCGCCGCTGGAACATCACCAGCACGCAATACAACGTCCTCCGCATCCTCCGCGGCGCTCACCCCCGGGGCCTTCCCTGCTCCGTCATCGGCGACCGCATGGTCACAGCCGACCCCGACATCACCCGTCTCCTCTCCCGCCTCAAGGCCCTCAAGTTCATCCGCCAGGAGCGCGACAAGAAGGACCGCCGGGTCGTCCTCACCCATATCTCCCCCGCCGGCCTGGCCCTGCTCTCTGAAATGGACGAGACCATCTCCCAGCTCCCCGGCCAGTTGCTCAATCATCTCGGCGAGTCCGACCTCCGCACCCTCATCGACCTCCTTGAGCGCGCCCGCGCTCACTGCGACGACCGCGCCCACCCCACCTGCGACGGCACCAGCAGCAAAGTCACCTGCGACGGCACACCCGAACCGTAA